The proteins below come from a single Oerskovia jenensis genomic window:
- a CDS encoding DUF2630 family protein, which produces MAEDRGIRQYIGDLVAEERRLRDELADGEITASEEHTRLRAIETELDQCWDLLRQRDAAREFGSDPDAASIRDAGTVEHYLD; this is translated from the coding sequence ATGGCAGAGGACCGAGGCATCCGGCAGTACATCGGCGACCTGGTGGCGGAGGAGCGCAGGCTGCGCGACGAGCTCGCCGACGGGGAGATCACGGCGTCGGAGGAGCACACGCGCCTGCGCGCGATCGAGACCGAGCTCGACCAGTGCTGGGACCTGTTGCGCCAGCGGGACGCCGCCCGCGAGTTCGGCAGCGACCCGGATGCCGCGTCGATCCGGGATGCCGGTACGGTGGAGCACTACCTGGACTGA